One part of the Solanum dulcamara chromosome 3, daSolDulc1.2, whole genome shotgun sequence genome encodes these proteins:
- the LOC129882716 gene encoding xanthotoxin 5-hydroxylase CYP82C4-like, which produces MYYPSHLLALLFSWFLAIFVARKYKIRIGTSAGIGAPKGPVAWPFIGHLHLLSGQLPVCRTLGLMADKYGPIFQLQLGDRPALVVSSWEMVKDCFTAANDKIFASRPSMAISKYLGYNGAVFAFAPYGPYWRDIRKIITLELLTNSRLEKLKHVRTSEVDFCIKELYSNCRNNFPVQVNLSSWFEDITCNIIIRMLAEKRLTGCTDDMNFKESIKKALYLGGTFVFSDAIPSLEWMDIGGHIKAMKQTFKEVDIVFDRWLKEHIQKRKDSHSTGDQSDFIDIMLSTLPEETMESGYDRDAIIKSTILILVMTASESTAETLIWILSLLMNNTRSLKLAQDELDEHIGRNKWVEESDIKNLPCLQAIVKETLRLYPPGPLAGPREAIEDCYVGKYHIKKGTRLIVNLWKLQRDPKIWKDPNEFKPERWFLKEHTNINFRGQNFEYIPFSSGRRMCPGLMFGTQVVHLTLAKLLHGFNISMPREEPVDLSEGLGISLPKVKPLQPFLSPRLAVELYQNL; this is translated from the exons ATGTATTATCCTTCTCATCTTTTAGCATTATTATTTTCTTGGTTCTTAGCCATTTTTGTTGCTCGCAAATACAAAATTAGAATCGGAACAAGTGCAGGAATAGGGGCACCTAAAGGTCCCGTTGCGTGGCCCTTTATAGGTCACCTCCATCTGCTTAGTGGCCAGCTTCCCGTTTGTCGAACCCTTGGACTCATGGCTGATAAATATGGACCTATTTTTCAACTGCAGCTTGGAGACCGTCCAGCTCTTGTTGTCAGCAGTTGGGAAATGGTTAAAGATTGCTTCACAGCTGCCAATGACAAAATATTTGCTAGTCGACCAAGCATGGCAATAAGCAAGTACTTAGGTTATAATGGAGCCGTTTTCGCTTTTGCCCCTTACGGACCATACTGGCGTGACATTCGTAAAATAATAACTCTTGAACTCTTAACCAATAGTCGCCTTGAGAAGTTGAAGCACGTCCGTACATCAGAAGTGGATTTTTGTATTAAAGAATTGTACTCAAATTGTAGAAATAATTTTCCTGTACAAGTGAACCTAAGTAGCTGGTTTGAGGACATAACGTGTAATATAATCATTAGAATGCTTGCTGAGAAGCGATTAACTGGATGTACCGACGATATGAATTTCAAAGAATCTATAAAGAAAGCGTTGTACCTCGGTGGAACTTTCGTTTTTTCTGACGCAATTCCATCGCTTGAATGGATGGATATTGGTGGGCATATTAAAGCAATGAAACAAACCTTTAAAGAAGTTGATATTGTCTTTGATAGATGGTTAAAAGAACATATCCAGAAAAGGAAAGATTCTCATTCTACTGGAGACCAGTCTGATTTTATTGATATCATGCTTTCTACCCTTCCAGAGGAAACCATGGAGTCTGGATACGACCGTGATGCCATTATCAAGTCAACAATTTTG ATACTTGTCATGACGGCATCAGAGAGCACTGCAGAGACATTAATATGGATACTATCTCTGTTAATGAATAACACCCGCTCATTGAAATTAGCCCAGGATGAGTTAGATGAGCACATAGGAAGAAACAAATGGGTTGAAGAGTCCGATATCAAGAACCTTCCCTGTTTGCAAGCCATAGTAAAAGAAACTTTACGTCTCTACCCTCCCGGTCCCTTGGCGGGGCCTCGAGAGGCCATTGAAGACTGTTACGTCGGTAAGTATCATATTAAAAAGGGCACTCGTTTGATTGTTAACCTGTGGAAGCTTCAGCGAGACCCGAAAATTTGGAAAGATCCAAATGAGTTTAAACCAGAGAGGTGGTTCTTGAAGGAAcatacaaatattaattttagaggACAAAATTTTGAGTATATTCCTTTTAGCTCTGGAAGAAGAATGTGCCCTGGTTTGATGTTCGGAACCCAAGTAGTGCACTTGACGCTAGCGAAATTACTTCATGGATTCAATATTTCAATGCCAAGGGAGGAACCAGTAGATCTAAGTGAAGGCTTAGGCATTTCCTTGCCTAAAGTCAAGCCTCTTCAACCATTTCTTTCTCCCAGATTGGCTGTGGAACTCTATCAAAATCTTTGA